Within Cystobacter ferrugineus, the genomic segment GGCCGCGTGGTACTCGGCATTCTCGCGCAGGTCTCCGTGCGCGCGCGCCACTTCAATCTCCCGGGAGATTTTTCCGCGCTCAACGGACTGAAGGTGCTTCAGCTCCGCCTTCAGCTTCCGCAGACCTGACGGGGTCATCGGAATGTTCCCGCTGCCGGTCATCGACACCGCTCCTTCCCACGTCCATTCGAGGTGAAGGCCGAGACCCGCCCCATCCGGTGGACGGGGGGCCTCGACCGAGGGGCGAAACTGTAGGAGACCGGCGCCTGCCCGGTCAACGAAACCCGCGAGCCCCCACATAACTTCTGGCATGCTGACACACCGTGCTGTCCATCCAGGAATTGCGCGCGCTCGGCGCCTCCCTGCCCTCCGGGGCCTTCCGCCGTCAACTCGGTCCCTTCGTGCTCATCCAGCGAGCCCCGGGCCGCCCCTCCAGCGCGGTGCTCGAACCCACGCGCGTGGCCTCCTCCGGAGACATCGAGCGGGGCATGCTGTCGCTGCTCTTCGAGTTCGAGGATCTGCTCATCACCACGCTGCCGCCGCTGGCGCGCGTGGAGGCGCTGAGCGTGGGGCGGTTGCCCGACTGCGACGTGTTCGTGGATGATCCGTCCGTGTCCAAGCGCCACGCCGAGTTGCGGTGGACGGAGAGCCCGGCGCGCTGCACGGTGAAGGACCAGGGCTCCACCAACGGCACCTTCCTCAACGCCAACTCGCTGGGCACGCGCGAGGCGACGCTCAAGGACGGGGACATCCTGAGCTTTGGCAACGTGCAGTTCTGGTTCCTGATGACGGACACGCTGCACGCCCGGCTCCGGGCGACGCGGCGCTGAAGCGAGCCCTCAGGGGAACGTGCCCGCGGCGGGGTTCTTGCGCGCGGTGGAGAAGGCGCCCCGGAGCGCGTCCACCGTGCCTCCCACCTCGCCCGCGTACTGCACGGCGTGGACGGTGTAGCGGTCCAACACGTCCTCCAGGCGCCCGTACACCCGCTTGAGGTCCGCGTTGTTGCGCGACTCGAGCGCGCAGCGCGACTCCCGCTCGCGCAGCCGGCGCAGCCACCCGGTGCGGAAGCTCATCCACTGGGCATCCACGGTCTGGGCCGGCGAGGCGCGCACGAGCTTCTCGCGCGCGGACTCCAGCTCGGACCACAGCGCGTCCGCCGCGTCGAGGCACTCGCGGTAGGTGAGCACCGGCTCGTCGGACACGGAGCGCGAGGGGTTCATCGCCGCCACCGAGCGCGACACGCTGATGATGACCCCCAGACAGAACGCCACCACCACGAGGATGTAGAGACCGTAGGCGGCGGCGCGGAAGGGACGGTAGCGGGGGTCGGGCGTGGTCACGGGGCCCCCGTCTTACGACCGGGAGCCCCGCGTGGCAACGCCTGAGAACACGTGGGCCCCGCGGGTGTTCATTGCGCCGGAGCGGGCGCCGCGGTGGGCACCGTCACGGGCACCAGGGGCCTGGCGGCGGGGGCCGCGGCCGGAGCCGCCGCGGCGGCCTCGGCGCCACCCGCGCGCTGCCGGCGGATGGAGCTCTGCCGGCTGCGCATCTGGGGGGCGAACTCACTGGCCGGATAGGTGGCCAGGGCCTCCTGCACCGTGGCCATGGCCTTATCCAGGTCGTTGGTCTCCTGGTACGACTGCGCCAGGAGCAGCATGGCGTAGTCGCGCGTCTTGGACCGCTTGTCGCCCGCGACGAAGCGCGCCAGCAGCGGCACCGCCTGCGCGTGCTTGCGCTCGTTGTTGTAGGCCACGCCCAGGAAGAAGGACGCATCCAGGAGCTGCTCCTGGGGCGGATTCATCGCCACGAAGCGCGAGATCTCGTCGATGGTCGCCTTCATCTCGTTGCGGCGGAAGGCCGCCTTGCCCCGCTCGAACGCCGCGTCGCCAATCTCGCGCCGCAGCAAGGCCGCCTGGTTGTTGAGCGCCGCGCGCTCCAGGGCCGTCAGGCGCGAGGTGTCCAGCTTCACCAGCTCGTCCACGCCCTTGAGCCGCTCGTCTCCGGGCAGGTTGGTCATCAACCGGAAGACCTCGTTGGCCGCGCGCTGGGAGGCCTGCACCGCAGTCTGCTCCGCGCGCTGCTTGTCCAACTGGGCCGTGAGTTCGGTCACCGTCTTCTCCAGCCGCTCGCGCTCGGCCGTCGCGTTGGAGGAGCGCGAGGACATCACCATCGTCGCGCCGCCCACGCACAACGCCGCGAAGAGCACGTACGCCACGCCGGAAGAAATCCACTGCCGCTTCTGCAGATCCTCGTGACGCTTGCCAATCGCCTTCACTTCCGCGTGAAGGTTCTTGAGCAGGTTGTCCGTCTTGATCACGAGGTTGCGGGACTCGATGACCTCCTTGCGGATCTCACTCAGTTCCTTGGAGTCGTACTCGGACTTCGTCTCGGCAGCCATGGACAAGTTCCTGTTGGGCCCGGAAGTGCTCTCGGCCTCTGCGCGCATCGTGAAGGGCTCCCTCGGGCGGCGCTCTCGCGGCACCCCGTTATCTGTCGGCCCGGGAACAGGCCTTGGTCCCCGAGGAATTTCCGGGGACCTGATGAAAAAACCAAGCAGTCAGCGGGGCAGGCCCCCGCTCAAGGCATGCTGAAGGTCCGGACCGGATCCGGCGCCAGCAGGTACGTCACCCCCAGGGCGAACCAGTTACCACCCGCGTTGTAGGAAGCCAGATTCTTGTAGGGGCTGTCTCCCGTCCCCGAGGGCGGGGGCTTGTTCTGATAGGGGCTGTGTCCACGGGCGAACGCCAGCCGGTACTCGGCCGTGATGGCCCAGTGGGCCGACAAACGCACGGTCGCCCCCACGGTGCCGACCCAGGGCTGGATGATGGACTCCCGGCGCCCCACCCCCTCCACCAGGGAGTAGGCCAACGAGGGTCCCGTCTCCAGTCCGATGAAGGGGACGACGCCCTGGGGCGTGAGGATTTCGAGCAGCCCCTGGAAGCGCAGGCCCAGCAGGGCGCCGTAGGTGATGTTGGTGTGGGTGGCGGCGTTGGTCAGCCGCAACTGCTGCTGGGTGTAGAACAGATCAATGCCCACCTCGATGAAGTCCGAGACGGAGTAGGCGAAGGTGGCCGCGGCGAAGGGGCCGCCCGGGGAGTCGCGCAAGCACCCCTCGGAGCACTCGAGGCCCGGCAGCTCGTAGAAGCTGTCGAAGAACGTGTTGTTGCTCGTCAGGCGCCACCCGCCCTGGACGGTGACGCGGCCCACCCCGTTGAGGGGCACCACGCCCTCGGACTCCTCCTCCTGGGCGGAGGCCGAGACGGCGGCGAGCAGCAGACCCAGAAGCACGAAGCCACGCATCGCTCAGGCGTCCTTCAGCCGCAGGGCGATCTCGAGGAACGTGGTCCGGCGGCGCGAGAGCGCGGCGAACAGGCACCACACCACGCACCGCGAGCCGAACTCGCGCCGGATGAGGCCCACGTGGGCCAGCACGTCCCTCAAGGTGATGACACCGAGCATCCGTCCCTCTCCTCGCGCCCGGGTGCTACAGGGCGGTGGCGCACCGTAGCAACGGCCTCCAGTGCGTCAACTTTTCGTCCCCGGAGGCCGCAGCGCGCGCCGCTCCAGCTCCAGGAGCGGCACCTCGAGCACCACCACCGTGCCGTGGATGCAGGGCGGATGGAAGTCCGCCGCGTCCAGCTCGCCCAGGAGCGCCCGGAGCTTGCCCTCGGAGAGCTGACCCTCGGCGTGGCGCGCGGCATGACAGGCGAGCACGCGCAGGGGCTCGGCGAGCACCACCACGTCCAGCGCCGAGCCCGGAGGCGGCAGCGCCCGCGCCAGGGCCTCCAGGAGGGCGCGCGCGTCGGCCCCCACCAGCGCGGGAGGCACCGCCTTGAGCGCCAGCGTCGTGCCGCCAAAGGGCTCCACCTCCAGCCCCAGCCGGGCGAGCGCCTCGTGCCCCTCCACCAGCGTGCGGGCCACCGGCACCGCGAGCTCCACCGTGGCGCCGAAGAGCGTGGGCACCGGCGGCTCCGCGCGCTGCAGCGCCTTGTGGAAGGCCATGAGCCGGGCGCGCTCCAGCGCGGCGTGCGCGTCCAGCACCACCAGCGTGCCTCCGGAGCCCTCGCACACATGGAAGCGCTCGCCGAGCACCCCCATGGGCCGCAGCGCGCCGAAGTAGCCCGGCGGCGGGGCCTCGTTGAGCATGGGCTGGGCCTGGCCGAAGGCGGGCGCCCGGCCGGGCAGCAGCGGGCTCGGTGCCGAGGGCGCGAAGAGGGAGCCGTTCGCCTGGGGCGGCGCGGGGGCGTCCGAATCCTGGGTGCCGGGAATGGGCAGGGGCGCGCCCCAGGTGGCCTCCTGCGCGCGGGTGAGGAAGCGCTCCACGGCCATGGCGTAGTGCGCGGCCTGCCGGGGCGGCTCCATCGCCCCGCCCTCCCCGCCCGGCGGACCCAGCCACGGCGCGGCCCGCAGCGCCCGGGAGATGGCGGCGTTCACCGCGTCCCCCACCCCCTTGGCGTCCGCGAAGCGCACCTCGAGCTTCTGCGGGTGCACGTTCACGTCCACCGCGCGCGGATCCATGTCGATGAAGAGCACCACCACCGGCTGGCGCCCGGCGGCGAGGAACTCCTGGAAGGCGCGCTGGATGGCGCTGTTGAGGCCCCGGTCCCGGATGTAGCGGCGGTTGACGAAGGTGTAGATGCCGCGCGCGTTGGGCAGCGTGTACTCGGGTGAGGCGATGTAGCCGGTGACGTTCACCCCCAGCCGCCGCTCCTCCACCGCCACCAGGTGCGGGTGCACCCCGGGCCCCAGCGCCGCGGCGATGCGCTCGCGGGGATCCGTGGGGCTCGCGGGGCTGGTGAAGAGCGCCTGGCCTCCGTGCTCCACGAAGAAGGACACGTCCGGGTGCGCGAGCGCCAGCCGGATGACGGCCTCCTCCGCGTGTTGCAGCTCCGTGGACTCGCGCCGCATGAACTTGCGCCGCGCGGGCGTGTTGTAGAACAGGTCCTCCACCGAGATGACCGTGCCCACGCGCGGCGGCGCCTCCTCCACCAGCGGCTCGCCCCCACCCTCCACGGTGATGCGCGTGCCCACGTAGGACTCGCGCTCGGCCGTGTGCAGGGTGAAGCGTGACACCGAGGCGATGGCGGGCAGCGCCTCACCCCGGAAGCCCTTGGTGCTCAGCGTGAACAAGTCGTCCAGCTCGCGCAACTTGCTCGTGGCGTGGCGCTCGAGGCTCAGCCGGGCGTCCTCGGCGCTCATCCCCTGCCCGTCGTCGGAGATGGTGATGCGCCCGAGCCCTCCGCGCTCCAGCGCCACGCGCACCGTGCGTGAGCCCGCGTCGATGGAATTCTCCACCAGTTCCTTCACGACGGACGCGGGACGTTCCACCACCTCGCCGGCGGCGATCTTGTTGATGAGGACATCACTGAGGCGGGCGATACGTGCCATGGGAGGTCATATCCTGTACGGGACCCGGCACGTTGGCCAGTAAAGCGGACGCAACGCGGCTGACAAGCGGCCCCCAGGTGCGCTATCACGCCCCCTCCCGTATGGAAGCAACTCAAGCGAGCAAGGGCGGCCTGCGCGTCGCGGTGACGGGCGCGGCGGGCGACCTGGGCCGGCTGCTGCTGCCGCTGCTGGAGCAGGATGCCGACGTGGAGAGCATCCTCGTGCTGGACGTGGCCAAGCCCGAGGGCTCCAAGGTCGACTACCACCGCGTGGACCTCACGCGCCACGACGCCGAGAGCGAGCTGTCCGACGCGCTCGCCGAGCACCCCGTGGACGTCTTCTACCACCTGGCCTTCCTCTACGGGCCGGTGCGCGATGGCTCGCTCGCGCACGAGCTCGAGGTGATTGGCACGATGAACGTGCTGAGCGCGGTGGGCCGCGCGCGCGTGCCCCGGCTCATCGTCCCCTCGCTCACCGCGCTCTACGGCGCGCGCGCCAGCCACCCCGCCCTGCTCTCCGAGGAGACGCCCCTCATGGGCTGCCCCGGCAGCCGCTTCATCAACGACAAGGTCGAGGTGGAGAAGCAGGTGCGCGCCTTTCGCGAGCGCCACCCGGAGACGCGCGTCATCGTCCTGCGCTTCGCGCCCATGTTCGGCCCGAACATGGACAACCCCGCCACCCGCATGCTCGCCCACCGCGTGGTGCCCACGCTGCTCGGGTACGATCCGCTCTGGCAGGCGCTGCACGAGGAGGACGCGGCGCGCGCGCTGTACCAGGCGCTGAGCGCCAATGCCGAGGGCGAGTTCAACATCGTCGGCCGCGGGGTGCTGCCGCTCTCCGGGCTCATCCGCCAGGCGGGCGCCACGCCCCTGCCCCTGCCCGGCCCGCTCTTCCGCGCCACCCTCCAGACGATGACGTCGCTCGGGGGGCCGGGCTTTCCCTCGTCGCTGCTGGACTACATGCACTACGGCTGGGTGGCCAACGGCGAGCGCGCCGAGGAAGAGCTCGGCTTCATTCCCATGTTCCACGCCCGGGATGCCGTGGCGGCGATACGAAGGAGCTGATCCATGGCCAAGGGAACGCCCCGCGCCTCCGAGTCCTCCAAGGCCCGCGCGAAGTCCGCCCCGGCCGAGTCCGCGAAGCCCGCGGCCTCCACCGAGGCGGCGAGGAAGCCGGCCCCGGCGAACGTGGCGAAGAAGAAGGCCGCCGCTCCGAAGAAGAAGGCCGCGACCTCCAAGGGCAAGCCCTCCGGGAAGACGCGCGTGCCCGCCACGGCCGTCCTCTCCGTCCCGGTGGAGGGACAGACGCCCGTCACGGCCCCGGCCCTGGAGACGACACCTCCGACCGGGGTGAGTCCCGCCACGGCGGCCGAGATGGGCCTCGAGGTGGAGCCCGCCACGCCCTCGGCCCCGGTGGCTCCCGAGGTCCACACCGCCCCCGAGGCACCGATGCCCGGGCGGGAGGAGCGGCTTCACCCCAGGACGCAAGAGGCCGAGGTGCTCGCGGCCGAGTCGGCCCTGCTGGAGCAGGAGGCCGCCCACGCGGGGCTGGAGGAGACGCGGCGGGGCATCGAGGAAGTGCTGAGCGAGCCGGTGCCCGAGGGACCCGTGGACGTGCCGGGCTTCGAGACCGAGCAGGCTCCGCCCGAGACGGCGGCCCCGCCCGAAACAGAGCCCGTGCTCGAAGCGGAGCCCGTGCTCGACGAGCCCAAGACGCTCGCGGGCCCCTCGGACCTGTTCTTCACGGCGGCCTCGCCGGGAGCCGAGCCGCCGCGGATGAGGGCGCGGATGTCGGGGCTGCTGTCGTTGGCGAAGCAGATCGCCTTCCAGACGCTGGCGAGCGAGCGGGTGAGCCGGACGGTGGTGTCGGCGCGGGGCATGGTGGGCGCCGCGCTCACGAGCCTGGGGCTCGGGGGCAGCACGGCCGTGGACGAGTACGGCAAGGACGCGGCGCTCGGAGGGGTGCTGCAGCCGGTGGTGGACTTCCTCTACGAGCACTACTGGCGGGTGTCGGTGCAGGGGGCGAGCCACGTGCCGGCGGGGCCGGTGCTGCTGGTGGCCAACCACTCGGGGGCGCTGCCCTTCGACGGGCCCATGTTGCAGCAGGCGCTCTCGCGCGAGCGGCCGGACCTGCAGGAGGCGCGCTGGCTGGCGGAGGACCAGGTGTTCCACGCGCCGATGATGGGGACGCTGATGAACCGGCTGGGGGCGGTGCGCGCCTGCCCGGAGAACGCGCTGCGGCTGCTGGACGAATTGCGCCCGGTCATCGTCTTCCCCGAGGGCAGCCAGGGGATGGGCAAGCCGTTCGCCCAGCGCTACCAGCTCAAGCGCTTTGGCCGGGGAGGCTTCGTGAAGCTGGCGCTACGCACGGGCGCGCCCATCGTCCCGGTGGCCATTGTCGGCGCCGAGGAGACGGTGCCGCTCTTGGGCAAGCTGCCGGCGGGCTTCCTGGGCCTGGACTACCTGCCGGTGACGCTGCCGCCCCTGCCGGCGCGCTGGACGCTGCGCTTTGGCGAGCCCATCAGCATGGGCGACCTGCCCCCCGAGGCCGCCGAGGACCTCTCCCAGGTGCAGCGGCTCACCGAGCGCACCCGCGAGTCCATTCAGGGCATGTTGCAGGCCCTTCTCAAGGAGCGCCGCTCCGTCTTCTCGGGGTAGGCACTCTCAGAACGCTCAGAACCCTGCGTCACTGTTCCCGCGGGTCTTAGAGCACGCCGCTCAAAAATCAATCCCATAGGAGGGCGAGGCGGCGTGCTGGATTATTTATGGTCGCTGCTTCTTACTGCTTCACGCCGAAACTCCGCGGGGAGCAGAGCGACGCCGGGCAGCAGTGCTTTACAACAACCCTGGTCGCTCTCTCCTGTTCCGCATGACCCTCCCTCACCAGTTGGACCAACCACGTCCCGCTCTTGAGACAGGGTCAGCAGCCGTGACGTGTCAGAGAGGTATGATTCGCCTGCGTTCGGTGCCTCCAATGATTGCCAGAACAAAGGCGCTTCCACCAGACAGCAGAAAGGACGGAGATGACCACGTGTGGGTTCCTGGCGGCAACAGAAGGTGTCCTATGGGCCCTTCTCCTGCTACAAAACCAACCCCAGCAGACTCAAGAAATGAGCGGTTGTGAGAGTACTCCTCATTCGGAACCAACAACTTGGTGGAAGGAAGAACCCGGGATTTGAGCCCCACCATCCGGAGTACCTCTTCAAGCTCATCAGGGGCGAGCCCCGCAAGCTCTGTAGCGATACGATGAACTCTTTCGTTCATGATGGCTCCTCAGCGCCTACCGCATCGTTCTTCAAGTCGAGTGTAATCGCAGCATGGGCAGCAGACCACTGATCCTTGTCTTTCGACACTTGGCGGCTTTCTGATGTTGTAGTGACCGGGATATCCAGGGCACACACCGGTATCATGCACAGTGGGTTTTTTCTGCGTCTTCTCGCCTTCACAAAGCAAATTTTTGGGATTGCTCTCCTCGTAACCCTCAAGTAGCGGACGTCATGAGAAACAAACACAGAAGCCCGGCCAGGAAGGCGGCATGCGGACAGGGCATCCGAGACAGGCCTGAACGCCTGCCGGTTCGAGAGGGTGACATGAGATTCATGGGTGATGATTCAAAAAAAGAGAAAAGGAACTCGATGCGGGCCCCATCGAGCGGGCCGCGAGAGCAAAGAGCGAGGAGTGAGTTCGTGAAGGGAGTCGTTACTCCGAGGTGGCCTCGGCCTCCCCCGGCAGCGGTGTACACAGTCGCCCCTTGGGCGTCGGGTACACCTGGGCACAGCGCCAGCCTCCGGGACAATCCCCGTCGCCCTGGCAGGACTGGCTGCACACGTAGCCTTCATGACGGCCGGGCTTCACGTGGAGGCAGATGCCGGACAGGCAGGCACTGGCTCCATTCTCCCGACAGTCCTCTCCCAGTTGCTTCATCGCCTTCTCGGCCCGCAGCATCCGAGGATCTGTCAGTGGTTCCGGGTCTACCACGAACCGGGGCTCGGGCTCTGTGTTTCCACAGCCAGCCCAGACCCCAGCGATAATCCCCAATACGACAACCATCCACTTTCGGTCTCGACACCGTCGAACAAGTAGGAGATGCACTCCGCGGCCTGACCTCGAACCTTGGGGTGCTCCTTCTGATCCGAGAGAATCCGGATCATGAAGTTCCACAAGCTGGCGTCGCCATGCCAGGTCAGCGCATAGAGAATACCGTGCCGCACCTCGACACGTGCCGCGCTGGCGAGCAACTCGAGCAGCCTCGCCGTCGTCGAGCTATCCGCCGAGAGCAGCTTCGCCGCTTCAACGATAGCCCCGCGGTCCGGGCCTCGGATGTTCCTCAGTGCGGCCGCCCTCTGCTCTTCGGTCAATGGTTCGCGCTCGCTCATACCCATCCCCAAACATACCGGCGCTCAATCATCATCACTCACGGGATAGCCCAAGACCACCACGGTCACACCCAAGCGCGCGAAGAATTCCAGGTCCTCCGCGGCAAGGGAAAGAGCTGGAACGAAGCTGTCCTTCGCCCCCACATAAAGCCCGAAGTGTAGCTTGCTCTGGACGCTCAGTTCCGCGAGTGCCGCGTACACATCTCGCCGCTGGTCGAGAGCACTCCGAACGGCCTGTACCGCCCCCTTCGGATTCTTGCCCTCGAAGAGCGTCAATGAGAACCCCGAGTCCTCCCGAACCTTCCGCGCAAGCCCGTCATCACCCCGGCGCCAGGAATCATCGCATTCAAAAGCCGGAAAGCGTTTCAAGAAACCATCAACATCGAAATCACGGCCGGATACGAACCACGTCACGATACACATCAACCCCCTCCTCGCCCATCGGGCGCGCGCTGCTCGTTTCGGTCAAGGACTCTCTCTCATGCTCACGTTCCGCTCTTCGCCACCCAATGGGAGCAGGCTTGACACTCATTGCAACTCGGGCGGCTTCAGATGGGAATACGCAGCAATCTCATTCCTCCGAAACATGACTGAACGTGGGACTACGGGTGCTCCGGTCCATCAGCGAGGCACCTCGGCGATGCCGAGCGTGCCATCCGCCCTGAGGAGCAAGACGCCCTGCCATCCGAATAGCGCATTCGCATATTCGTCGGTCTTGACCGTCTTATGGTCACATCCCTCTCCGCCAAATGAAACGGTGACATACCCGTCCCCCTTGGCGTGCCCCATACACAGCACGGATGACCGCGGAGCCACATCACGAAACGAACACTCCAGGCCATTCAAGTTCACGCTCAAGACATCCAGACCGCATCCCGTCTCGTTGAGCACGACAACCGCCGCGCGCCCGTTCCAGGAGGTGACTCCAGCGAGGACCAACACGAGCACGAGGAACACTGCCACCAGCATCTTGATGAAATCAGTTCGAGCGGTTGTCATGTCGTGCGGAGGTCAGGTCAACGAGGGCCGCGCCCAGCGTTCTGAACCACGAAGGTCCGAAACGAGAAGAGATAGAACAGCCGCGCGCCCAGCACGACCGGAATGAGGAGAAGCAGTGCGGTCACGAACGCAAGCCACGAAAACGGCCGATTCCTCCGAGGCGGCGTGGGGTCAGGATTCATTGCGAGCCCACGCCCGGAAGCAGTTCAGAAGGGCTCGAAGCTTCCGGGGATCCCCCGCTCCGATGAAGCACCCCTCCTTGATGGAGCACTCCATCCAATCGTCGCCCCCCGCGTTGGTCTCCGAGGGGGGAGCCCCCGTGCGCTGAACCAGGGCATCGGCCATGCGCCCCTCCAGGTTCGTCCCACGCAGATCGACCTTGAGCAACCATCCCGGGTTGTCCAGGGATTGGATGCTCACCCCCTGATGATGAGCCCACTCATCACGGCACTGGGCCTCATACCACTGCTCCAGCCATTCCAAGTCGGAGAGGGCGTCTTCCCGGGTCCATTGGGGCTTCTTTCCGGGTGGAAGGAGCCCGCCGGCCGCTCTCGCTCGGGCATCCTGCTCCACTCCCCAGAGCTGAGAAATCCTGACCATTTCCCGTTCGATCAACTGCTCGAAGTGCGCATCCAGCTCAGGCCCGAGGCCATTCGGCACATACTGGGCAAAGCCCAGCTCCGAGTCGCCGAGCCAGCGGAGCTGCGCGCGATGCGGCTCCAACGCCACCCGCGCCCCTTGCATCGCCTGCTGGAGCGCCTGAACCGAATCGACCCCCCAGGCCTCCCGTCGGATCGGCTCGACGCCCTCCAGCCCACTGATTTCAAAGGGGCAACGAAAATCCCCCGTCTCCCCGTCCTGCTCGGGCTGGAAGAACGCGACCTCTACCTGTCCGCGACCGTCAGCCCTGTCGTAGAGCCTCCGTGCGATCACCCCTTGACTCATCGGCTCCTCACCGCCTGGTTCACCACGGGCAATCCTTCAGGCCGTGATCGGTAGAAACGAAACCAGTCCCGCTGGCCTGACAGTCCGATTGCACTTCGCGGACGACGAAACACGAGGTGCGAGCGAACGGCCTCCATCCAGAATCCTTCCAGGTCACGCACTTCTCGCGGGCAGCACTCCGTGGGCGCATCGTAGCTGAGTCCCTCTCGCGTCACTCCAACTTGTCCGGGCCTCACGACTGCTGCTAACGCTTCGCCCCATGATGGCCTCGACGACCTCCACTCCCCCTGTCACCTGGCCCGGCCGCGTCCTCGAGGGACCGGCCGCGTGGCGTGGCGCGGACCTCACCCGGAGCGAGGCGTGGATCCACCGCTTCTCGTCCGGAGAGCTCGCCGAGTTGGACCGGGCACTCTGGCCACGCTGTTCTGGGGGCTCGGCTCCTATCTGGGCACGGCCGTGTCACAGAACGCCCAGGGGCACGTGCTCGGACACGTGAAGGATCTGGGGTACGACGCCAACAACCCCAGCACGCGCCTCTACCAGACCAATCAACGCCAGGGCTATCACACGGACTCGGCGGACATCGTGGGGCTGCTGTGCGTGCGCACCGCCAGGCACGGAGGGCTCAGCAGCCTCGCCAGCACGGTGACCGTCTACAACGAGATGTACCGGCGCCGCCCGGACCTCGCCCGCGTCCTCTTCGAGCCCGTCCACACCGACCACCGCGGCGAGTACCGGCCCGGCCACAAGCCCTACTTCTCCATCCCCGTGTTCAACTTCCACGCGGGCGAACTCACGGGCATCTACCAGCGCCGCTACATCGAGTCCGCCCAACGCTTCGAGGATACTCCCCGGCTGACGCCCCAGCAGGTGGATGCGCTCGATCTGTTCGACGCCCTGCTCGATGACCCCGAGCTGCACCTGGAGATGCGGCTCGAGCCCGGGGACATGCAGTTCATCCACAACCATCAGATCCTCCACGACCGGACAGCCTTCGAGGACTGGCCGGAACCCGAGCGCCGGCGGCACCTGCTGCGGCTGTGGTTGTGCCCGCCGGATGGCCGTCCGCTGCCGCCTGTCTTCGCCGAGCGCTACGGCAGCGTGGAGGTGGGACGGCGCGGCGGCGTCCACGTGCCCGCCAGCGAGCTGAAGGCGCCCCTCGATATCTGAGCAACACCGGTGGCGTCCACCTTCACGCCAATGCCAGGCAACGAGCGCATGACGTGGAATGACAAATCAAATCACGAGCAGACGCGGTTGCGGCCCGCCGCCTTCGCCTCGTAGAGCTTCGTGTCCGCCGCCCGCTTCAAGTCCACCGCGTCCCGGTGCCCCGACTCCAGCACCGCCACCCCCAGCGAGATGGAGATGGGAATCAGGGTGTTGTCGAACTCGAAGCGCTGTTTCTCCACCAGCCGGCGCGCCTTCTCCGCCAGCTTCACCGCGCCCGGGAGGTCCACCTCGGGCAGCAGCACCCCGAACTCCTCCCCGCCATAGCGCGCGAACACGTCCTCGCGGCGGATGCGCGTGCGCAGCGTGGAGGCGAGTTGCTTGAGCACGTAGTCCCCCGCCAGGTGCCCGTGCTGATCATTCACCCGCTTGAAATGATCCACGTCGAACATCACCAGCGCCAGGCTGCGCTCGTAGCGGCGCGAGCGTGACACCTCGCGCTCCAGCGCCTCCTCGAAGTAGCGCCGGTTGTAGATCTGCGTCAGCCCGTCCATCGTCGTCAGCCGGTAGATCTCATCGTGGTACGCCGTCTCGATGTTCCCCCCGGCGATGAACTTGAAGATCGTCCGGCCAATCTTCACCAGATCCCCGTTGCACAGGGGAGTCTCCCCCCGCACCGGCGCGTCGTTCACGAACGTGCCGTTCGTCGAGTCCAGGTCCTTGATGAACACCCCGCGCTTGCTCGTGGTGATGCACGCGTGGTTGCGGCTGATGGACTCCTGGTCCACCTGGATCTCCGCCTTGGCCGAGCGGCCAATGAGCGTCTCCGTCTTGCACAGGTCGTATTTGCGCCCCAGCTCCAAGCCGTAGATCACCACCAGCGCCGCGTCGAGATCGACTG encodes:
- a CDS encoding HEAT repeat domain-containing protein, with the translated sequence MSEREPLTEEQRAAALRNIRGPDRGAIVEAAKLLSADSSTTARLLELLASAARVEVRHGILYALTWHGDASLWNFMIRILSDQKEHPKVRGQAAECISYLFDGVETESGWLSYWGLSLGSGLAVETQSPSPGSW
- a CDS encoding GGDEF domain-containing protein, which gives rise to MGQNETVVTVISKISERPVDLDAALVVIYGLELGRKYDLCKTETLIGRSAKAEIQVDQESISRNHACITTSKRGVFIKDLDSTNGTFVNDAPVRGETPLCNGDLVKIGRTIFKFIAGGNIETAYHDEIYRLTTMDGLTQIYNRRYFEEALEREVSRSRRYERSLALVMFDVDHFKRVNDQHGHLAGDYVLKQLASTLRTRIRREDVFARYGGEEFGVLLPEVDLPGAVKLAEKARRLVEKQRFEFDNTLIPISISLGVAVLESGHRDAVDLKRAADTKLYEAKAAGRNRVCS
- a CDS encoding TauD/TfdA family dioxygenase translates to MDPPLLVRRARRVGPGTLATLFWGLGSYLGTAVSQNAQGHVLGHVKDLGYDANNPSTRLYQTNQRQGYHTDSADIVGLLCVRTARHGGLSSLASTVTVYNEMYRRRPDLARVLFEPVHTDHRGEYRPGHKPYFSIPVFNFHAGELTGIYQRRYIESAQRFEDTPRLTPQQVDALDLFDALLDDPELHLEMRLEPGDMQFIHNHQILHDRTAFEDWPEPERRRHLLRLWLCPPDGRPLPPVFAERYGSVEVGRRGGVHVPASELKAPLDI
- a CDS encoding immunity 53 family protein, producing MIARRLYDRADGRGQVEVAFFQPEQDGETGDFRCPFEISGLEGVEPIRREAWGVDSVQALQQAMQGARVALEPHRAQLRWLGDSELGFAQYVPNGLGPELDAHFEQLIEREMVRISQLWGVEQDARARAAGGLLPPGKKPQWTREDALSDLEWLEQWYEAQCRDEWAHHQGVSIQSLDNPGWLLKVDLRGTNLEGRMADALVQRTGAPPSETNAGGDDWMECSIKEGCFIGAGDPRKLRALLNCFRAWARNES